One Salvelinus sp. IW2-2015 unplaced genomic scaffold, ASM291031v2 Un_scaffold1159, whole genome shotgun sequence DNA window includes the following coding sequences:
- the LOC112069929 gene encoding ubiquitin carboxyl-terminal hydrolase 43-like, whose protein sequence is MIVDYRKKRTEYAPILIDGANALSLFKIRVVGGSASYSYLSPQDGRPLFHPAVDSVLQLAPDDAWKCPHCKQLQQGMVKMSLWTLPDILILHLKRFRQVGERRNKLSTQVRFPLAGLDMAPHVVKRSQSMRNLGDLGPWPPTWKQPEDSSHHISHPDMALPPDFLYDLYAVCNHHGGMHGGHYTAYCRNSVDGQWYSYDDSSVDLVPEEEVCTRGAYILFYQRRNVIPPWSASSSIRGSTSSSMSDHWLVRLNGDSKRGSLVSRSSTTCPSSVPDSPESPVFLDDPPREEEGEGPGKHEMHGKPKKGGFETRPFVRGIQGRSVSMRTPTKNKETLNKVLPLRWSFGSKDRQKTAAEAAPAPIPTPAPVELVEYLESGRRPRCTKDSIVNLMTGSERQKGPAISSPSVGSSLNCMGQPESLQMPEGQRRPVTDKTGSLRRSSKGSQQQQRDQGDQRDQRDEGRMGSSSSTNTLTRRSTKKSKEKDQGKPQEAPSRRGSSAGVQSSSSTHSLRDRDWEGTLRRGAKGXQXPPPXDXLXPPEGEKXRKGEKVEEASKSHEGLLSFFKSNFKKKDKEXSSSRKXDSGKVGDVXGSSTSRLSLSSGAPGGATKTGEXKSNGAPRNGGANRLGDELPNGKARRAAAADIKRSQSSSNIPSKEESSMRRTASLHRKGLSHGVAPPPRSLTAEKPSYGTLQKTRYSTNSLGRKRAVPESSF, encoded by the exons TGTCCTGCAG CTGGCCCCAGACGACGCATGGAAGTGTCCCCACTGtaagcagctccagcagggcatgGTGAAGATGTCCCTGTGGACCCTCCCCGACATCCTCATCCTCCACCTCAAACGCTTCCGACAG GTGGGCGAGCGGCGCAACAAGCTGTCCACCCAGGTGCGCTTCCCCCTGGCCGGGTTGGACATGGCCCCCCACGTGGTGAAGAGGTCCCAGAGCATGAGGAACCTGGGGGACCTGGGACCCTGGCCCCCCACATGGAAACAGCCTGAAGACAGCAGTCATCATATTAGTCACCCAGACATGGCCCTGCCTCCTGACTTCCTCTATGACCTCTATGCAGTGTGTAACCACCATGGTGGGATGCACGGCGGACATTACACAG CGTACTGCAGGAACTCAGTGGACGGTCAGTGGTACAGCTATGACGACAGCAGTGTGGACCTGGTgcctgaggaggaggtgtgtacCAGGGGGGCCTACATACTGTTCTACCAGAGACGTAACGTCATTCCCCCCTGGTCCGCCAGCAGCTCAATCAGAG GCTCCACCAGTTCCTCCATGTCGGACCACTGGCTGGTCCGTCTGAATGGGGACAGTAAGAGGGGTAGTTTGGTGTCCCGCTCCTCCACCACCTGCCCCTCCTCTGTCCCCGACTCCCCAGAATCCCCGGTCTTCCTTGATGACCCGCCcagagaggaggaaggtgaggggcCTGGGAAACATGAGATGCATGGTAAACCAAAGAAAG GTGGTTTTGAGACCAGGCCGTTTGTACGGGGAATCCAGGGTCGTAGCGTCAGCATGAGGACCCCCACTAAGAACAAAGAGACACTGAACAAGGTCCTCCCGCTACGCTGGTCGTTCGGCTCCAAGGACCGCCAAAAAACTGCAGCCGAGGCCGCCCCTGCTCCCATCCCCACCCCTGCCCCTGTGGAACTGGTGGAGTACCTAGAGTCTGGAAGAAGACCTCGCTGCACCAAGGACTCTATAGTCAATTTAATGACGGGCTCTGAGAGGCAGAAGGGTCCTGCCATCAGCTCCCCCAGTGTGGGAAGCAGCCTGAACTGCATGGGACAACCAGAGTCTCTGCAGATGCCAGAGGGCCAGAGAAGACCAGTCACAGACAAGACAGGGAGTCTGAGACGAAGTAGCAAAGGgtcccagcagcagcagagagaccAGGGGGATCAGAGAGACCAGAGGGACGAGGGTAGGatgggcagtagtagtagtactaacaCTCTGACCAGGAGGAGTACCAAGAAGAGTAAGGAGAAGGACCAGGGAAAGCCCCAAGAGGCCCCGTCTAGGAGGGGGTCTAGTGcaggcgtccagtccagctccagcaCCCACAGCCTCAGGGACAGAGACTGGGAAGGCACCCTGAGGAGAGGGGCCAAGGGCCWCCAGGRCCCACCACCARGGGACYRTCTGGYACCACCCGAGGGAGAAAAGASMAGGAARGGTGAGAAGGTAGAGGAGGCCTCCAAGAGCCACGAGGGGCTKCTGTCTTTCTTCAAGAGCAACTTCAAGAAGAAGGACAAGGAGTYGTCATCTTCTCGCAAGTSCGACTCTGGAAAAGTTGGCGACGTCRGCGGGTCCAGCACCTCYCGGCTGTCCCTGTCCAGTGGAGCCCCAGGMGGGGCCACGAAGACGGGRGAGGSGAAATCCAAYGGAGCCCCCCGCAACGGGGGWGCCAATCGTCTCGGAGACGAGCTACCCAACGGTAAAGCCAGACGCGCCGCTGCTGCCGATATCAAACGCTCTCAGAGCTCATCCAACATCCCCAGCAAGGAGGAATCTAGCATGCGAAGGACCGCCTCTTTACACCGTAAAGGGCTGTCCCATGGCGTGGCTCCGCCCCCTCGCAGCCTCACAGCCGAGAAGCCCTCCTACGGTACCCTGCAGAAGACTCGCTATAGTACCAACTCACTGGGACGCAAGAGGGCGGTCCCCGAGTCCAGCTTTTAG